Proteins from one Streptomyces roseifaciens genomic window:
- a CDS encoding phosphotriesterase family protein: MGPVVRTVLGDVPAEELGVCDAHDHLFLRSPRLPGQELDDVEAAGAELRAFQAAGGQAVVQWTPRGMGRRRADLAALASATGVHVVAATGLHQAVHYERERLDRDRDRLTELFVRDLTHGPVRAGLIKVAGGFHGLDGHARHVMAAAAQAHHATGAPIAVHLELGTGALDVLDLLCGELGVPPVRVVLGHLNRSPDLRVHLRAAGEGAFLAFDGPSRSHHATDWRLFDALTALAEAGHAGRILLGGDTTTAAARSAADGPGMPYLLRTLRPALTAELGEDFAHRVFVTNPARAFAAGRPRDDA, from the coding sequence ATGGGGCCCGTCGTACGGACCGTTCTCGGGGATGTTCCCGCGGAGGAGCTGGGCGTCTGCGACGCGCACGACCACCTCTTCCTGCGCAGCCCCCGGCTGCCGGGCCAGGAGCTCGACGACGTGGAGGCGGCGGGCGCGGAGCTGCGCGCCTTCCAGGCGGCGGGCGGGCAGGCCGTGGTGCAGTGGACGCCCCGCGGCATGGGGCGCCGGCGGGCCGATCTCGCGGCGCTGGCATCCGCCACGGGGGTGCACGTGGTCGCCGCGACGGGGCTGCACCAGGCGGTGCACTACGAGCGGGAGCGTCTGGACCGCGACCGGGACCGGCTGACGGAGCTGTTCGTCCGGGACCTGACGCACGGGCCGGTCCGCGCCGGGCTGATCAAGGTCGCCGGAGGCTTCCACGGCCTCGACGGACACGCTCGGCACGTGATGGCCGCCGCCGCGCAGGCGCACCACGCGACGGGTGCGCCGATCGCCGTCCACCTCGAACTCGGCACGGGCGCCCTGGACGTGCTGGACCTGCTGTGCGGGGAGCTGGGCGTCCCGCCGGTCCGGGTCGTCCTCGGCCACCTCAACCGCTCTCCCGACCTGCGCGTGCACCTCCGGGCGGCCGGGGAGGGGGCCTTCCTCGCCTTCGACGGCCCCTCGCGCTCCCATCACGCCACGGACTGGCGGCTGTTCGACGCGCTGACGGCCCTCGCCGAGGCGGGCCACGCCGGCCGGATCCTCCTGGGCGGGGACACCACGACGGCCGCCGCGCGCTCGGCGGCGGACGGCCCGGGCATGCCGTACCTGCTGCGCACGCTGCGGCCCGCGCTGACGGCGGAGCTCGGCGAGGACTTCGCCCACCGGGTGTTCGTCACGAACCCGGCCCGCGCCTTCGCGGCCGGCCGGCCGCGTGACGACGCCTGA
- a CDS encoding DUF937 domain-containing protein, translated as MGDEALQQDVLDELGEDRIQELAGELGTDADGATRMVRETVAALPEELTRQESAAPAGAAGPGGFGGLGGGLGGGLMSGVLGKITGPVAETVAKRTGLPVAQVTRALELLLPVVMTTIAKRRGRKK; from the coding sequence ATGGGCGATGAAGCGCTGCAGCAGGACGTACTGGACGAGCTGGGTGAGGACAGGATCCAGGAGCTCGCAGGAGAGCTCGGCACCGACGCGGACGGGGCGACACGGATGGTGCGGGAGACCGTCGCCGCCCTCCCCGAGGAGCTCACCCGCCAGGAGAGCGCGGCCCCGGCCGGAGCAGCCGGCCCGGGCGGGTTCGGCGGCCTCGGGGGCGGGCTGGGCGGCGGGCTGATGTCCGGCGTCCTCGGGAAGATCACCGGCCCCGTGGCCGAAACCGTCGCCAAACGCACCGGCCTGCCGGTCGCCCAGGTCACCCGGGCGCTCGAACTGCTCCTGCCGGTCGTCATGACCACCATCGCCAAGCGCCGGGGAAGGAAGAAGTAG
- a CDS encoding alpha/beta hydrolase → MRPVLAPSLSLPLAVALLACSLTACASRDEAAGRPDLTPYYDQEIAWEPCSRDQDKTIRNETRHAPGAPECARLTVPYTYADPAKGELRLALMRYRTKDQDHRLGSLVLSFGGPGESGLVRLGARGPDGFGKAGGRYDLVTFDPRGTGASSPVRCGPRGAAVEAARGTDEDSGARGGLADRIEDRAKGLEECSRRSGPVLPHVGTVNTTRDLDVLRAALGEDKLHYLGYSHGTRLGAAYAHRFPQKVGRMVMDGVDDPSPDARRTTLARAAAYHKALRHAVEICTRRGDEDCILGSDTDRAMENVTAAFDRLDEQPLPWVNGRTLDRETAVTRTMGLLRSRGGLPEAPNLLASIVYHLPPGESAHMAEEEAARAEGRTEDGRDGSGAARAAVNCADSKGRYTAGQVANAYDDFADASPVFGPTLASDMALCTGWPQAGDDSSHDVAAPRAPKMLLHTSEFDPATPVQWLRRMARAVGPSAVTMTDTGGGHSVYGSPDAECVNDRIDSFLLDGTLPADRTRCT, encoded by the coding sequence ATGAGGCCCGTACTCGCACCCTCCCTCTCCCTGCCCCTCGCCGTCGCTCTGCTGGCCTGCAGTCTGACCGCCTGTGCGAGCCGTGACGAGGCGGCGGGCCGACCGGACCTGACCCCCTATTACGACCAGGAGATCGCCTGGGAGCCCTGCTCCCGGGACCAGGACAAGACGATCAGGAACGAGACGCGGCACGCCCCCGGCGCACCCGAGTGCGCCCGGCTCACCGTGCCCTACACCTACGCGGACCCCGCCAAGGGCGAACTGCGGCTCGCCCTCATGCGCTACCGCACCAAGGACCAGGACCACCGTCTCGGCTCGCTCGTCCTGTCCTTCGGCGGACCGGGCGAGTCCGGGCTCGTACGGCTCGGCGCCCGCGGCCCGGACGGCTTCGGCAAGGCCGGCGGCCGCTACGACCTCGTCACCTTCGACCCGCGCGGCACCGGTGCCAGCTCCCCGGTCCGCTGCGGCCCCCGCGGCGCCGCCGTGGAGGCGGCCCGCGGCACGGACGAGGACTCCGGCGCCCGGGGCGGCCTCGCCGACCGCATCGAGGACCGGGCCAAGGGCCTGGAGGAGTGCAGCAGGCGCTCCGGGCCCGTCCTGCCGCACGTCGGGACCGTCAACACCACCCGCGACCTGGACGTGCTCCGCGCCGCCCTCGGCGAGGACAAGCTCCACTACCTCGGCTACTCCCACGGCACCCGGCTCGGCGCCGCCTACGCCCACCGCTTCCCGCAGAAGGTCGGCCGCATGGTCATGGACGGCGTCGACGACCCGTCGCCCGACGCGAGGCGGACCACCCTCGCCCGGGCCGCCGCCTACCACAAGGCCCTGCGCCACGCGGTGGAGATCTGCACCAGGCGGGGCGACGAGGACTGCATCCTCGGCTCCGACACCGACCGGGCCATGGAGAACGTCACCGCCGCCTTCGACCGCCTCGACGAGCAGCCCCTGCCCTGGGTGAACGGCCGCACCCTCGACCGGGAGACCGCCGTGACGCGGACCATGGGCCTGCTGCGCTCCCGCGGCGGCCTGCCCGAGGCCCCCAACCTCCTCGCGTCCATCGTCTACCACCTGCCGCCGGGGGAGTCCGCGCACATGGCCGAGGAGGAGGCCGCCCGGGCCGAGGGCAGGACCGAGGACGGCCGCGACGGATCCGGGGCGGCACGGGCCGCGGTCAACTGCGCCGACTCCAAGGGACGTTACACCGCCGGCCAGGTCGCGAACGCCTACGACGACTTCGCCGACGCCTCACCGGTCTTCGGCCCGACCCTGGCCTCCGACATGGCCCTGTGCACCGGCTGGCCGCAGGCCGGTGACGACAGCTCCCACGACGTCGCGGCCCCCCGCGCCCCCAAGATGCTCCTGCACACCTCCGAATTCGACCCCGCCACCCCCGTGCAGTGGCTGCGCCGCATGGCCCGGGCCGTCGGCCCCTCGGCCGTCACCATGACGGACACGGGCGGCGGCCACAGCGTCTACGGCTCGCCGGACGCCGAGTGCGTCAACGACAGGATCGACTCCTTCCTCCTGGACGGGACGCTGCCGGCCGACCGTACCCGCTGCACCTGA
- a CDS encoding MFS transporter, which translates to MPPHPRRPRPWTAALVEERPRPDRIRTRPGGWRLAVATVCFGAFMGQLDASIVTLAYGGLRSEFHASLAAVEWVSLAYLLTLVALLVPVGRLADAHGRKLFYLYGFLVFTAASAACALAPSLAVLVVFRVLQAAGAAMMQANSVALVTTSAPRGKMRAALGVQAAAQALGLALGPTVGGALVAGLGWRWVFAVNVPVGLAALVAGQYLLPRTRTRSPAAGSDRLGPVLLAVATTALLLALSMVSGLTVPAWAVAFLFALAAAATWGFVLRERRAAHPLVDPALLRRRAVSTGLAAALGAYLVLFGPLVLVPVVLTGAGSSELHAGLVLTALPAGFALAATCAERVLPKALGDRSRCLLGAAVAIAALAAMLALPLATGPLVPLLALLGLGLGVFTPANNALVMGAIPAASSGTGGGLVNMARGLGTAFGIALVTLALHHSGAAGPHRAVAVLLGAALLVAAAAWLGPTRRGPSPGRATGDAGG; encoded by the coding sequence ATGCCACCGCACCCCCGCCGACCCCGGCCGTGGACCGCGGCCCTCGTCGAGGAACGGCCCCGCCCGGATCGCATACGGACCCGCCCCGGCGGCTGGCGGCTCGCGGTGGCCACCGTCTGCTTCGGTGCCTTCATGGGCCAGCTCGACGCCAGCATCGTCACCCTCGCCTACGGCGGGCTGCGCAGCGAGTTCCACGCCTCGCTGGCCGCCGTCGAGTGGGTCTCGCTGGCCTACCTCCTCACCCTCGTCGCACTGCTGGTGCCGGTCGGCCGGCTCGCGGACGCCCACGGCCGCAAGCTGTTCTACCTCTACGGATTCCTCGTCTTCACCGCCGCGTCGGCCGCCTGCGCCCTCGCCCCGTCCCTGGCCGTCCTCGTGGTCTTCCGCGTGCTGCAGGCCGCGGGGGCGGCGATGATGCAGGCCAACAGCGTGGCCCTGGTGACCACCAGCGCGCCGCGCGGGAAGATGCGCGCCGCCCTCGGCGTCCAGGCCGCGGCGCAGGCCCTCGGACTCGCCCTCGGCCCGACCGTCGGCGGCGCCCTGGTGGCCGGGCTCGGCTGGCGCTGGGTCTTCGCGGTCAACGTCCCCGTCGGCCTGGCCGCCCTCGTGGCCGGCCAGTACCTGCTGCCCCGCACCCGTACCCGCAGCCCCGCGGCCGGCTCCGACCGCCTCGGGCCGGTGCTCCTGGCCGTCGCGACCACCGCGCTGCTGCTGGCCCTGTCCATGGTGTCCGGGCTGACCGTGCCCGCCTGGGCCGTCGCCTTCCTGTTCGCCCTGGCCGCAGCCGCGACCTGGGGCTTCGTCCTGCGGGAACGCCGGGCGGCCCACCCCCTCGTCGACCCGGCCCTGCTGCGGCGCCGGGCCGTCTCCACCGGCCTCGCCGCGGCGCTCGGCGCCTACCTCGTCCTCTTCGGCCCGCTCGTGCTCGTGCCCGTCGTGCTCACCGGCGCAGGCTCCTCCGAGCTGCACGCCGGGCTGGTCCTGACGGCCCTTCCGGCCGGCTTCGCCCTGGCCGCGACCTGCGCGGAGCGCGTCCTGCCCAAGGCCCTGGGCGACCGGAGCCGCTGCCTGCTGGGCGCGGCCGTCGCGATCGCCGCGCTCGCCGCCATGCTCGCCCTCCCGCTCGCCACGGGCCCCCTGGTCCCGCTGCTCGCCCTTCTCGGCCTGGGGCTCGGCGTCTTCACCCCCGCCAACAACGCCCTGGTCATGGGGGCGATCCCGGCGGCGTCCTCCGGCACCGGGGGCGGGCTGGTCAACATGGCCCGCGGCCTCGGAACGGCCTTCGGCATCGCCCTGGTCACCCTCGCGCTCCACCACTCCGGCGCCGCCGGCCCCCACCGCGCGGTGGCCGTCCTGCTGGGCGCCGCGCTGCTCGTCGCGGCCGCCGCGTGGCTCGGGCCGACACGCCGGGGCCCGTCACCCGGACGAGCCACCGGGGACGCCGGCGGTTAG
- a CDS encoding terpene synthase family protein, with product MSHPFALPSFYMPYPARLNPHVEGAREHSKAWAREMNMLEGSGIWDEADLDAHDYALLCAYTHPEASGPVLDLVTDWYVWVFFFDDHFLDIFKRTGDMAGAKAYLDRLPAFMPLDAGGTPEPTNPVEAGLADLWARTVPSMSEDWRRRFIESTRHLLNESIWELSNINEGRVANPIEYIEMRRKVGGAPWSANLVEFAVGAEVPGAVAASRPMRVLKDTFADGVHLRNDLFSYQRETEAEGELANAVLVLERFLGCDTQQAADTVNDWLTSRLQQFEHTALTELAPLFDEHGLDPLSRHDVFAYVKGLQDWQSGGHEWHMRSSRYMNDAPGGAVNAPEALLAGPLGLGTSAARMFTSIAATAPARLRRHTHVPFQAVGHLPLPDFPMPYQVRLNPHLDASRRNSIVWGHRMGMLAPNPVLPGSGLWTEEKLADYDFALCAAGLHPDGTAGQLDLATDWLTWGTYGDDYYPVAFGGHTGAAGMAAAKACTKRLLLFMPVDSPVTPPPEHVLELGLADLWARTTEAMTSSERADLHAAVKAMLDAWLWELENQKLHRVPEPVDYIEMRRQTFGSDLTLTLCRNGHGAAVPPEIYRSQPVQAMENAAMDYAILMNDMFSYQKEIQFEGEIHNAVLVVEDFFDCGRMEALGIVADLQASRMREFQHVVDHQLPVLFEDFGLDAEARAALRGYARELQDWMAGILTWHRDCRRYREEDLLRHKGAPAPVTPPLGTPTGLGTSAARLSALLRAPATGAQPVG from the coding sequence ATGTCGCACCCTTTCGCTCTCCCCTCCTTCTACATGCCGTACCCCGCGCGCCTCAATCCCCACGTGGAAGGCGCCCGGGAGCATTCCAAGGCCTGGGCCCGCGAGATGAACATGCTGGAGGGCTCCGGCATCTGGGACGAGGCGGACCTGGACGCGCACGACTACGCCCTGCTGTGCGCGTACACCCACCCGGAGGCGTCCGGCCCGGTGCTCGATCTCGTCACCGACTGGTACGTCTGGGTGTTCTTCTTCGACGACCACTTCCTCGACATCTTCAAGCGCACCGGTGACATGGCGGGCGCGAAGGCGTATCTCGACCGGCTGCCGGCCTTCATGCCCCTGGACGCCGGCGGGACCCCCGAGCCCACCAACCCGGTGGAGGCGGGCCTCGCGGACCTATGGGCCCGCACGGTCCCGTCCATGTCGGAGGACTGGCGGCGGCGCTTCATCGAGAGCACGCGGCACCTGCTCAACGAGTCCATCTGGGAACTGTCCAACATCAACGAGGGCCGGGTCGCCAACCCGATCGAATACATCGAGATGCGCCGCAAGGTGGGCGGCGCCCCCTGGTCGGCCAACCTCGTCGAGTTCGCGGTGGGCGCCGAGGTCCCCGGGGCCGTCGCCGCGAGCCGGCCGATGCGGGTGCTGAAGGACACCTTCGCCGACGGGGTGCACCTGCGCAACGACCTCTTCTCGTACCAGCGGGAGACCGAGGCCGAGGGCGAGCTGGCCAATGCGGTCCTCGTCCTGGAGCGGTTCCTGGGGTGCGACACCCAGCAGGCGGCCGACACCGTCAACGACTGGCTCACCTCCCGGCTCCAGCAGTTCGAGCACACCGCCCTGACCGAGCTGGCGCCCCTCTTCGACGAGCACGGCCTGGACCCGCTGTCCCGCCACGACGTCTTCGCCTACGTCAAGGGGCTCCAGGACTGGCAGTCCGGCGGCCACGAATGGCACATGCGCTCCAGCCGCTACATGAACGACGCCCCGGGCGGAGCGGTCAACGCCCCCGAGGCGCTGCTCGCCGGGCCGCTCGGGCTGGGCACGTCCGCGGCACGGATGTTCACCTCGATCGCGGCGACGGCACCGGCGCGGCTGCGCCGCCACACCCACGTGCCGTTCCAGGCCGTGGGCCACCTGCCGCTGCCGGACTTCCCCATGCCGTACCAGGTGCGGCTCAACCCCCACCTGGACGCCTCCCGGCGGAACAGCATCGTGTGGGGCCACCGCATGGGGATGCTCGCCCCGAACCCCGTGCTTCCCGGCTCCGGGCTGTGGACCGAGGAGAAGCTCGCCGACTACGACTTCGCGCTGTGCGCCGCGGGCCTCCACCCCGACGGCACCGCCGGCCAGCTCGACCTGGCCACCGACTGGCTGACCTGGGGCACCTACGGGGACGACTACTACCCCGTGGCCTTCGGCGGGCACACCGGGGCGGCCGGCATGGCCGCGGCCAAGGCCTGCACGAAGCGGCTGCTGCTGTTCATGCCCGTGGACTCCCCCGTCACCCCGCCCCCGGAGCACGTCCTGGAGCTCGGCCTGGCCGACCTGTGGGCCCGCACCACGGAGGCCATGACCAGCAGCGAGCGCGCCGATCTCCATGCGGCCGTCAAGGCGATGCTCGACGCCTGGCTGTGGGAGCTGGAGAACCAGAAGCTGCACCGCGTCCCCGAGCCCGTGGACTACATCGAGATGCGCCGCCAGACCTTCGGCTCCGACCTCACCCTGACGCTCTGCCGCAACGGCCACGGCGCGGCCGTGCCGCCGGAGATCTACCGCTCCCAGCCGGTCCAGGCCATGGAGAACGCGGCCATGGACTACGCCATCCTGATGAACGACATGTTCTCGTACCAGAAGGAGATCCAGTTCGAGGGCGAGATCCACAACGCCGTCCTGGTCGTCGAGGACTTCTTCGACTGCGGGCGCATGGAAGCGCTGGGCATCGTCGCCGACCTCCAGGCCTCGCGGATGCGGGAGTTCCAGCACGTGGTCGACCACCAGCTGCCGGTCCTCTTCGAGGACTTCGGCCTCGACGCGGAGGCCCGCGCGGCGCTGCGGGGGTACGCCCGGGAGCTCCAGGACTGGATGGCCGGCATCCTCACCTGGCACCGGGACTGCCGCCGCTACCGGGAGGAGGACCTGCTCCGCCACAAGGGCGCCCCGGCCCCCGTCACCCCGCCCTTGGGCACCCCGACCGGCCTGGGCACGTCGGCCGCACGACTGTCGGCCCTGCTCCGCGCCCCCGCCACCGGCGCCCAGCCGGTGGGCTGA
- a CDS encoding sensor histidine kinase gives MTAGPRGLRARLRRLSRLGSLYGKFTLFLAVVCCVVATVLGVLVHVIVTRQTVHQARSEALSRLDAATKAYASGDPMHRPAALNPPDLPRRLQEMALRGERGTALGDHDGTPTMWAAGPADAGVITARFDYRHSKDTIDGLDRAIAGSATLAIGGTLLIGVFAVSRVTRRLHRTADVARRISAGDLDARVADPRTTRPAREQDEVAAVAAALDAMAGTLQARLQSEQRFTADVAHELRTPLAGLQAAADLLPPGRPTELVRDRVQTLRRLTEDLLEISRLDSLTEKADLDAHLLGQLAERAVRASGMEAEVRVLKDACVETDRRRLERVLSNLLVNAHRHGRPPVVVTVDGPVVSIRDHGEGYPDYLLEHGPQRFRTEPTSTSTKGHGLGLTIAVGQARTIHAELTFANAPGGGALTTLCLPEYEERPEEAE, from the coding sequence GTGACCGCCGGGCCGCGGGGCCTGCGGGCCCGCCTCCGCAGGCTCTCCCGCCTGGGCTCGCTCTACGGGAAGTTCACGCTCTTCCTCGCCGTCGTGTGCTGCGTCGTCGCGACCGTGCTCGGCGTCCTCGTGCACGTCATCGTCACCCGGCAGACCGTCCACCAGGCCCGCTCCGAGGCCCTGTCCCGGCTCGACGCCGCCACCAAGGCCTACGCGTCCGGCGACCCCATGCACCGCCCCGCGGCCCTGAACCCGCCCGACCTCCCGCGGCGGCTCCAGGAGATGGCGCTGCGCGGCGAGCGCGGCACCGCTCTCGGCGACCACGACGGCACCCCGACCATGTGGGCCGCCGGGCCCGCCGACGCCGGGGTCATCACCGCCCGGTTCGACTACCGGCACAGCAAGGACACCATCGACGGCCTCGACCGGGCCATCGCCGGCTCCGCCACGCTCGCCATCGGCGGCACCCTGCTCATCGGCGTCTTCGCCGTCTCGCGGGTCACCCGCAGACTCCACCGCACCGCCGATGTGGCCCGCCGCATCAGCGCCGGCGACCTCGACGCCCGCGTCGCCGACCCGCGCACCACCCGCCCCGCCCGGGAGCAGGACGAGGTCGCCGCCGTCGCCGCGGCCCTCGACGCCATGGCGGGCACCCTGCAGGCCCGGCTGCAGAGCGAGCAGCGCTTCACCGCCGACGTGGCCCACGAACTGCGCACTCCCCTCGCCGGCCTGCAGGCGGCCGCGGACCTGCTGCCGCCCGGCCGGCCCACCGAGCTCGTGCGCGACCGGGTGCAGACGCTGCGCCGCCTGACCGAGGACCTGCTGGAGATCTCCCGGCTCGACTCCCTGACGGAGAAGGCCGACCTCGACGCGCACCTGCTGGGACAGCTGGCCGAGCGGGCCGTGCGCGCCTCCGGGATGGAGGCCGAGGTGCGCGTCCTGAAGGACGCGTGCGTGGAGACCGACCGGCGCCGCCTGGAGCGGGTGCTGAGCAACCTGCTCGTCAACGCCCACCGCCACGGCCGCCCGCCCGTCGTCGTCACCGTCGACGGGCCGGTGGTCTCCATCCGCGACCACGGCGAGGGCTACCCGGACTACCTCCTCGAACACGGCCCCCAGCGCTTCCGCACCGAGCCCACCAGCACCAGCACCAAGGGCCACGGCCTGGGCCTGACCATCGCCGTCGGCCAGGCCCGGACCATCCACGCGGAGCTGACGTTCGCCAACGCCCCCGGCGGAGGGGCGCTCACCACCCTGTGCCTGCCCGAGTACGAGGAGAGGCCGGAGGAAGCGGAGTAG
- a CDS encoding CGNR zinc finger domain-containing protein, with protein MTDEDDRLAFRFDCGAGWLNLLATSGRHFGTHPVERMATPGRLAEWLDRSELTPARPPGAADLRQAHALRETLRPLALAVAEGQPPPAGAVGELTRFLGEERDPVRLVAADRLLREPPATTGAALARIARQAADHLTGPERQTLSVCPEHDCRGVFANPTGRRRWCPSPACASRGRVRALRERRRAGE; from the coding sequence ATGACCGACGAGGACGACCGCTTGGCCTTCCGCTTCGACTGCGGAGCCGGCTGGCTCAATCTGCTCGCCACCAGCGGCCGGCACTTCGGCACGCACCCGGTCGAGCGCATGGCCACGCCCGGGCGGCTGGCGGAGTGGCTCGACCGCAGCGAGCTGACGCCGGCCCGGCCGCCCGGCGCCGCGGACCTCCGCCAGGCCCACGCCCTGCGCGAGACCCTGCGCCCCCTCGCCCTGGCCGTAGCGGAAGGGCAGCCGCCGCCGGCCGGAGCCGTCGGGGAACTCACCCGCTTCCTCGGCGAGGAGCGCGACCCCGTACGGCTCGTCGCCGCGGACCGGCTGCTGCGGGAGCCGCCCGCCACGACCGGAGCGGCCCTCGCCCGCATCGCCCGGCAGGCCGCCGACCACCTCACCGGCCCCGAGCGCCAAACCCTGTCGGTCTGCCCCGAGCACGACTGCCGCGGCGTCTTCGCCAACCCCACCGGCCGCCGCCGCTGGTGCCCGTCACCGGCCTGCGCGAGCCGCGGCCGCGTCCGCGCCCTCCGCGAGCGCCGCCGTGCGGGGGAGTGA
- a CDS encoding aldehyde dehydrogenase family protein → MTETMNHHYWQGAFIGDDEAARRLGTLPAAVEQALSSPLDTETVLAACDGLASALRDPAHPVRARLAPHVPAGEDADALLGELAAFLGRDALSRKLRRELGGTAPQRLNRPDAKETVYEAWAPVGLVAHIAPGNAATVAPLSLIEGLLAGNVNVLKTSSADTLLAQHLLAELAALDPTGAVAERVIVLRFSSGRQDWLKLMCAPADAVAVWGGEAAVEGVAAHVPAGCRLVEWGHKISFAYLTRDAWADEETLAALAADVCLFEQQACSSPQVVYLDTEDADEVFAFAERFAAVLAGMPAAAAEDLDPAEEAELTTTELIARLEEHLGLTRVIAAPDGSWRVMADTRPALTASPLHRSVWVKPLPRKGLIGALRPMRRYLQTAGIAGSRTDVAELSATVLAAGATRVTPVGAMTAGYSGEPHDGVYALQRYSRRVAVQADERFATTACLDDLARAADFPAPTGPLLDKAAVQERNRDVARGDAELYFRSGGSTGTPALSLFSYDDYDTQMHAAARGLLAAGYDPARDRTANLFYCGGMYGSFISFFSILERLGGVQIPMAAGPDHRATAEAIVAYEVDTLFGMPSYLWQLLHEQEELLRSYGGIRKIFYGGEHFTDEQRRTLADTFGIEVVHSITYGSTDLGPLGYQCTESTGSVHHLHADLHTLEILDVASDEPVEPGETGRLVFTTRARRGQHLDRYVIGDLGRALPGRCPCGSHSPRFELLGRLGDVMRVATYFLNYRRFVAIAEESLRFSGELQILLAGDGTREGLTVRMERTAATDVAAAREAFLAGYPELRTAVEEKLLALTVEAVEGADLDRTPTSGKLRTVVDNRR, encoded by the coding sequence ATGACCGAGACCATGAACCACCACTACTGGCAGGGCGCCTTCATCGGCGACGACGAGGCCGCACGCCGCCTCGGAACCCTGCCCGCGGCCGTCGAGCAGGCGCTCTCGTCCCCGCTCGACACCGAGACCGTCCTGGCCGCCTGCGACGGCCTCGCGAGCGCCCTGCGCGACCCGGCTCACCCCGTCCGCGCCCGCCTCGCGCCCCACGTGCCCGCCGGCGAGGACGCCGACGCGCTCCTGGGCGAACTCGCCGCCTTCCTCGGCCGCGACGCGCTCAGCCGCAAGCTCCGCCGCGAACTGGGCGGCACCGCGCCGCAGCGCCTGAACCGCCCCGACGCCAAGGAGACCGTCTACGAGGCGTGGGCCCCCGTCGGCCTCGTCGCCCACATCGCCCCCGGCAACGCCGCGACCGTCGCCCCCCTCAGCCTGATCGAGGGCCTCCTCGCCGGCAACGTCAACGTCCTCAAGACGAGCAGCGCCGACACCCTCCTCGCCCAGCACCTCCTCGCCGAGCTCGCCGCCCTCGACCCCACGGGGGCCGTCGCCGAGCGCGTCATCGTGCTGCGCTTCTCCTCCGGCCGCCAGGACTGGCTGAAGCTCATGTGCGCCCCGGCCGACGCCGTCGCCGTCTGGGGCGGAGAGGCCGCCGTCGAGGGCGTCGCCGCCCACGTCCCGGCCGGCTGCCGGCTCGTCGAGTGGGGCCACAAGATCTCCTTCGCCTACCTGACGCGCGACGCGTGGGCCGACGAGGAGACCCTCGCCGCCCTCGCCGCCGACGTGTGCCTCTTCGAGCAGCAGGCCTGCTCCAGCCCCCAGGTCGTCTACCTCGACACCGAGGACGCCGACGAGGTCTTCGCCTTCGCGGAGCGCTTCGCCGCCGTCCTCGCCGGGATGCCGGCGGCCGCCGCGGAGGACCTCGACCCGGCGGAGGAGGCCGAGCTCACCACCACCGAGCTCATCGCCCGCCTCGAGGAACACCTCGGCCTGACCCGGGTGATCGCCGCCCCCGACGGTTCCTGGCGCGTCATGGCCGACACCCGGCCCGCGCTGACCGCCTCCCCGCTGCACCGCAGCGTGTGGGTCAAGCCCCTGCCGCGCAAGGGCCTGATCGGCGCCCTGCGCCCCATGCGCCGCTACCTGCAGACCGCCGGCATCGCCGGCAGCCGCACCGACGTCGCGGAGCTGTCCGCCACCGTCCTGGCCGCGGGCGCCACCCGCGTCACCCCCGTCGGAGCCATGACCGCCGGCTACTCCGGCGAACCCCACGACGGCGTCTACGCTCTCCAGCGCTACAGCCGCCGCGTCGCCGTCCAGGCCGACGAGCGCTTCGCCACCACCGCCTGCCTCGACGACCTGGCCCGCGCCGCGGACTTCCCGGCGCCCACCGGCCCGCTGCTGGACAAGGCGGCCGTCCAGGAGCGCAACCGCGACGTCGCCCGCGGCGACGCCGAGCTGTACTTCCGCAGCGGCGGCAGCACCGGCACCCCCGCCCTGTCCCTCTTCAGCTACGACGACTACGACACCCAGATGCACGCCGCCGCCCGCGGCCTGCTCGCCGCCGGCTACGACCCGGCACGCGACCGCACCGCCAACCTCTTCTACTGCGGCGGCATGTACGGCAGCTTCATCAGCTTCTTCTCCATCCTGGAGCGGCTGGGCGGCGTCCAGATACCGATGGCCGCGGGCCCCGACCACCGGGCCACCGCCGAGGCCATCGTCGCCTACGAGGTCGACACCCTCTTCGGCATGCCCTCCTACCTGTGGCAGCTCCTGCACGAGCAGGAGGAGCTGCTGCGCTCCTACGGCGGCATCCGCAAGATCTTCTACGGTGGTGAGCACTTCACCGACGAGCAGCGGCGCACCCTCGCCGACACCTTCGGCATCGAGGTCGTCCACTCCATCACCTACGGCAGCACCGACCTCGGCCCGCTGGGCTACCAGTGCACCGAGAGCACCGGCAGCGTCCACCACCTCCACGCCGACCTGCACACCCTGGAGATCCTCGACGTCGCCTCCGACGAGCCGGTGGAGCCGGGGGAGACCGGGCGGCTGGTCTTCACCACCCGCGCCCGGCGCGGCCAGCACCTCGACCGCTACGTCATCGGCGACCTCGGCCGCGCACTGCCCGGCCGCTGCCCCTGCGGCAGCCACTCCCCGCGCTTCGAACTGCTCGGGCGGCTGGGCGACGTGATGCGCGTCGCGACGTACTTTCTCAACTACCGCCGCTTCGTGGCGATCGCCGAGGAGAGCCTGCGCTTCAGCGGCGAACTGCAGATCCTGCTCGCCGGCGACGGCACCCGTGAGGGACTCACCGTCCGCATGGAGCGCACGGCCGCGACGGACGTGGCCGCGGCGCGGGAGGCCTTCCTGGCCGGGTACCCCGAACTGCGCACGGCCGTGGAGGAGAAGCTCCTCGCCCTCACCGTCGAAGCGGTCGAAGGCGCCGACCTCGACCGCACCCCGACCAGCGGCAAGCTGCGCACGGTGGTGGACAACCGGAGGTGA